A single genomic interval of Odontesthes bonariensis isolate fOdoBon6 chromosome 3, fOdoBon6.hap1, whole genome shotgun sequence harbors:
- the thoc7 gene encoding THO complex subunit 7 homolog, whose translation MGAVTDDEVIRKRLLIDGDGAGDDRRINLLLKSFTKWCNSPGTPEEGFTQYQRMLGTLAQCEFSMGKTLMVYDMNLREMENYEKIYSNIEQNIESAHDKITECKKEIQRAKRVRKNRQEYDALAKVIQQHPDRHETLQQLAALDKELQQLSHIKENVDAKLELRKKQFHVLLTTIQELQQTLENDEKSDNDDHSQESPSENGE comes from the exons ATGGGGGCTGTTACAGATG ATGAAGTCATACGAAAGCGTCTACTTATCGACGGTGACGGAGCAGGAGATGACCGCCGAATCAATCTGCTGTTAAAGAGTTTCACCAAATGGTGCAACTCGCCTGGGACCCCGGAGGAAGG ATTTACTCAGTACCAGAGGATGCTGGGGACTCTGGCTCAGTGTGAGTTCTCCATGGGGAAGACGTTGATGGTTTACGACATGAATCTTCGGGAAATGGAGAATTACGAGAAGATCTACTCTAACATAG AGCAAAACATTGAGTCTGCACACGACAAGATCACAGAATGCAAAAAGGAAATTCAGAGGGCCAAGAGGGTACGAAAAAATCGTCAAG AATACGATGCTTTAGCAAAGGTAATCCAGCAGCACCCAGACCGACATGAAACGCTCCA GCAGTTGGCGGCGCTTGACAAGGAACTCCAGCAACTTTCTCACATCAAGGAGAATGTGGATGCGAAG CtggagctgaggaagaagcagtTTCATGTCCTCCTCACCACCATTCAGGAGCTACAGCAGACACTTGAGA ATGATGAGAAATCTGACAACGATGACCACAGTCAGGAGAGCCCGTCAGAGAACGGCGAATGA